The Oreochromis aureus strain Israel breed Guangdong linkage group 15, ZZ_aureus, whole genome shotgun sequence genome contains the following window.
GTTAACAGGTTTCTGTCTGAGGAGCTAAAGAACAAGCCTATTGGATATTTTCATAACATGTCATGGTTGTCAGTGGGTGACAGGTCTGGGCTGCAGGTAGGTTAGTTTAGCGCCCCAGACCCTTTTGATACGGAGCTTCCTTCTCTGAAAATGGTGTTATTGGGATGACAGCAAATGTTGATCCAACTATATACCTCATGAAGCAAAAGCCAGCTCAAGCcagcagtaaagaaaaaaaagtagagcAAAGTCAATCTGGCAACCTaatggaaaatggaaaataggGTGTAGTTTATAACTTAATAACCTGAGGTGTAGAGCTTCTAGTACGCACATCTTGTTACCCTCGGAAAGAGCCTGAGAGTCACCTGTGGTCCATCTGCGTTTCAAACAAGTCTCACCTCACTGAAAGTAGCTCCATGTTTAATATACAGACGTGGGAATGATTTATATATCTGTTCTGCAAACTCTCTGCAAGTGAATAAAACATCTTCTCAGAAATATAGAAGTATTCCTTTAGGGggttctttgtgatttttagccATTTGGACATTAATATATTCTTTACACCATGTCTAAAACTTCCAGATTGCCACTCATGTTGTAGCCTGGAGTATATACAAATGGAGATCCACCCCACCGCTCACTCCCAACACCACACTTCCTCTTCAgccacatacgcacacacacatgcatacacgtAATAATGAAATGCAGTGGTTTTTGAATCTTTTCTGCAATATTTGCCTAATAATGCTATAAAAATGAGTTAGCTCCTCTGGGGGAAATTAATATCTATAtgattgtttctttgtttcagaATTCCGTTTTGGTAATGTTGCCTTCTTTTGTCAGTCTGCAGTTTTAAGAGAAGCCAAAACAAggccaaaaagaaaaaggtgggaGGTCCCTCTGCTGCAAACTGAGCCTTGGATATTATCACTCTGTGGCATGTGTCTTAAAAATTATGCCCTCAAATAGTTACTTGAACAACCTTGAGAATTGCATCACCCTGTCTTCTTACACTTTTCTTACAGTTTTCAAACTTAAGCATATTCAGTAACGAGCCTTGTGCTTTCATCTATATTGTCCATGAACGCCTaatttcttctccattctgacACTAAAACGTCAGAGAAGATTTTTTCGAAGTACTTCAGCATTAGTCATGTCACAGTGCCCTTTCTTCCTGATAGTTGTTGAGTTTAAAAACCTTCATTCTTTACAGGACAGACAAAGCCTGGTTCTcgtctttgttttttaaccttGCCGTTCCTCATTTAGTTATAACTGCTCTGTCACTTTTAAAATGATTGCCCATAAAAAAGGTAGACCACTAGCAGTTGTATTATCACCTCCTTAACCTTGCTTGGGTTCTTAAGAGAGAGGAGATGGCATCGTTCAGAATTCATTTGGATTTCTAAGGTAATTCATACAGCGCCGGCTACTTGACTGATACGTTATTCTCTTGCATTACACTGGATTTGAAGATGGTTTAAAACGGTGAAAATGTAAAAGATGAACTTTTAAGTACAAGTGTATTGTTAAACATATGTATATTAAGAAAGTTAATCTTATAGTGTTGACTTACTATCCTTTCTTGGGTCAAAATAGGTGCAAATAAGATTCCAACACCTGTTGTCAGaacattttctgtcttttgctACTCATTTCATGTTCAGGTTGTAGCCAGTGAAAATGAAACTTCTGTAGATGTCCTTTGCCTAAGAGCTGGTGCcataaaaaatattataaaattaTATAATAAAAGTTATTTTAGATAGTTTGAAGGATGTGCAGTACTGTGCGAAAGTCTTGAGGcatccttcatttctttatattttgcttacaAGGAGCCAGACCCTCGTGTCAGGTCAGTGTTAAGCctcttaacactgacctatgaatcattcaagcataaaaagggcACCTAACTCAGGGGATGAACCAGTCTTGTATGTCTCCTTCaaaaatctgaggaaactggaTTAGAGAATGACGAAAAAAACAAGTGGCAgacctaaaaaataaaaaaaaccctgatgaacagtatctgaaagtcacgtTCTTAAGAAAAATCCAGCACACACCTGTCAAAGGCCCTAAGAAATGCACGAGGCCCAACAGTTGATCTATCGACTGTTAACTGAAGGCTTCTTAAAGATGGTCTTAATAGAAGGGTGGCCATCAAGAAGGGAAAATGAAGTTAAAGCTGAGGTATGGTAAATTACagtcagtggcaacaggtcccGTGGAGTGATGGATCCAAATGTGAAATGGTTTTCTTTGTTGGTTGTTGGGAATCTTATCaacattgatggaattatgaatgcagaaaactACCATCAGATCTTTATCCATCATACAAtatcatctggaaagcatctaaTGAGCAgcagtttcatttttcagcatgacaatgatcccaaccccactgccaatgcagtaaaagcatacctggatagaaagaGACACAAAAAAAGACTATCagccatggattggcctccccagaacaCTGCATATCCACATAACTGCAGCAATCTtgaatcatcttgacagagaatggaacaaaaggtTGCCACATCCATAAAATCCAAACTCTGTTTCTGCCTTATttgctgtatttccatgtatgtttagcATTTCAATAAAACTCCGCAaccatttcccattttcccagCAAAATACGAAGAAACCTGGGGTAGCTCAAGACCTTTTTTTTACAGTACCGTATGTTCATGTTTCAATGAAGGCTACATATTGGTCTTAAATTGCAGAGACCAAGTAGTTACACAGCCTACCGGTGCATGCCCTCCTTTTGTAAGGCACAGACTCGGTGCCATGGCATACCAGGCACTTCAGAAATTAGCCCCAGACCCCTGAGGCAGCAAGCACATAACTTGCATAAGAATGAGCTGGCTTGGCTTGTGCCATCAGGTTTTAATTTGTGTCCGAAGACCTTACAAGGCTTATGTCAAGGACCTGTGTTCAATAGGAAGCACTGTGCCTTTGTATCTTCCCTGTTAATAGCTTTTTAAATTAGTCTCTCAGACCTTGCATCCATATAGCCCAAAGTGTTACACACACTCTGCAGTAAGTCATTATAACATTCGCGGGGAGACCACTCACTTTGTAGCTGGTAAGTCATCTGTCAAGCTCATATTTAGAGAGAAGGCCCAAGGCTTACTCAGCCTTTTTTTATGatgtttatcatttttatttcaacagattgaaacatttgtttttcagtttgattCACAACTAAAGACCAGAGGCAAAAAAGGCATCTTTCTCATAAGATAGGATATTCCTGCACTTTTAAGTGTATGAGatcatgaaaaggaaaaaaaataaactcttaGAATCGTTcagtgcatctttttgtttccattttaaaataaactagTAGGCAAAAACGCTAGACACATTAGAAAGGTAACAAGAAATAAGGTTATACGCAACTTGTTGTTTTTCAATTTATATTGGCTGCTTGGTTCATATAATAAGagtccttccatccatccattttcttaaccacttatCAAGGGTCATAGGAGGGCTCCAGCCTATTTCAGCAATTGTCAACTGGTAACCAGTCCAACACTGGGGTAATAGAGAGGGGCAATTTATGCATTTAGAATTGCTAATTTGTACCATAGACAGTACTATGAGAGGAAGGCACAGTGGAAACAACCAGACTCCACACAATTCATCCACATATGACATATCACTAAACGGTGATATGATGAGGTTTGTGGGGAGGGAAAAACAGGTGAACAGGTGACAGCAAGTTAAGCTCCAGATACTTCCACTGCAGAGCTGCTCTGGGACGTCAGGTATTAAAGGCGTCGCctttgttttgcctgtcacgTCCTAGTTGTTGACTTTATGCATGCTAATGAACACCAGCGGAGTCTGCCTCAAACCAGAGTGGTCGGGAAGAAAATTAGGGGGATGAGGGGGTCAATAAAGCATCACTACTATGAGGAACAGTGTGAAGAAGGTAAGACAATGACACATAAGTGAACCACTCTTGCTTACTGTTGACCTATAAGGGTCAGCTTTGTTCTGATAGCTCTGTCATTATTGCTTTGCTTATAGGAGCACCTTGAAAGTCCTAGTCCTACCTATTTCGCTGTCGATCAGCCTCTGTTACCTATTTTATTTGTTACCCACTGAGAGTTTTAGGCTctctttattgattttaaatcatgttttcaCAATTCAttcttctttattctttattatgcatattatatactTAATAAACACATAGTTAGAGACTGTGACACTTGAAAATTTCTTAATGGATGGTCTGGCTAGTAGGATCTAAAAAAAATTGAGATGAAAATGCCTTGTTCGAAGGTTAGAACATTTAGCACATAATCATCACTTtaacatacaaataaataatcagTGTACACGTCTTTTTATTGACCCCAGGGTGCTGCCACGTATTTGGCTGGGCAGCTGCCCTCGACAGGTGGAACACGTGACGGTAAAGATGAAGTATGAACTGGGAATCACTGCAGTGATGAACTTCCAGACAGAGTGGGATGTGGTGAACAATTCCTATGGCTGCCGGCGTAACCCTGACGAAACCGTGACCCCAGAGACCATGATGCATTTGTACAGAGACTGTGGCCTTGTGTATGTGTGGCTGCCCACACCGGACATGAGCACTGAGGGTAAGGACGATTTTCTGGTCATGCAAGGTTGAAGAAAAACCCCTTTTTAATTCCTAGTAGAACCTCTTAAATGTGTTTAACCCCATTTCTGATTTCCATCTAGCGCTCTAAAACATTATGAACTTGGAGCTATTCAAAGGTTCCACATGAGACTGGGAATTCTGTTCGGAGTCTTACAGTCTTCCCAGTTTTGCAAAAGTGGATAAAGCCTGATcgacagtaaaataaaaacaaattgaagatgttcagttaaaaaaaaagttttatagtCTAGGTTTAATCCATGTGTGAGAAAAGCAGGCCTTATGCCTTAGATCAATTTAATTTGGATATTCATCAAGACAGAAATGCCCATTTGATAGCAACTCTTCCACAGATGACTGAGAGTGTGAGTACGGGATGAGAACAGCCTGTATCAGCAATTATATTCCATCAGCAATTACACAGAGCAGGATGTTATAGAAGGAACCATTCATTACAAATAAAGATGCAGATTTGTTTGAGTGCAGTGGGACAAAAACTATACCTGTGGCCTGCAAGTAGAAAAAAAGTGTTATGATTAGATAAATTATCAGCATATTCTTAGACACTGGTACATGTCTGGGTATTATATCCCTGTAATGTCTCAGTTATTCTAAGATGCTGGTTTGTTCTGTGAGGTCATTTTTATCCCAGGATGAAATATTTCCAATATGATGGGAACGGTCTGTCCCATGATCTATGCATATGGAATAATAATGATCACTGTATGCTTGGATGAGGGGGAAAATGACCTCAAAGTCATCACATTCCTACCTAATTGAACACCAATGAGGGATTTTCAGCATTTCGGTATGTTTCTTTATGACCATCGTCAAAACATCAACTGAGAGACTATATTTTGGAAAAATGGCCATTAGAGGCacactgaaactgttctggcAGGATGCTGTGGCCAAACACTTTAATAGcaaattttgttgttgtttttttccatttattacCAATCTGTGGACCTCCATTGTTGGccagaaactttaaaaaacacatttgagcTATGGGAATGCATTCAGTCTTTCTTACCTATAGTAATTACAGCTACAGGTAACTGCCCCCAGCAAATGCactgtttatttctgtttgagTAATGTCAGTATAAAAACCACAGCCTGCAGCACAGGAGCATTACTTAACTCGAAAAATGTAAAGATTTAATCCATCAGGAATTAACTGACCTGTTGCTGCATGCCACAGACTGCAGTAAAGACAGAAATTATGGAGAGGGGAAGAGGTTTCAGTCCTTTAATTGAAATAACTAGGAtaagaaaaatacacaaatacacagtatCTCTTTTATGAGTTGCCGTCTTCTTCTGCAGGTCGGATCAGGATGCTTCCTCAGGCTGTATTCTTGCTTCATGGTCTCCTAGAGAATGGCCACACAGTCTATGTCCACTGTAACGCTGGAGTGGGGAGGTCGACTGCAGCTGTGTGTGGCCTGCTCATGTATGTCCTCGGGTGGACCCTGAGGAAGGTGCAGTACTTTGTAGCAGCAAGGAGACCGGCAGTGTACATCGATGAGGAAGCTTTAGTCAAAGCTGAGGCAGACTTCCTTCAAAAGTTTGGCCGGCTGCGCTCATCTatgtctgaccctgaaacatgAGATTCGAGTGGCTTTGTGCTTTAAATCTGAAGCTGAATCCTTTGGACTTtctgagaaataaaatgattaaaaacacaaaacaatccTTGACgtgcaaaattttaaaaaataaaatctgtatcTCGACTTTAATCCAATGTATGTAAATAACTCACTTCTGCCCAAGTATCTGAGAGTGTTCTGGCAGCAGAAACGTCGCAAGCAATCAATCTAACTGGTGTGTGAGCTTTTAAAAGCTGGCGTAGGCAACATGTTTTTGGCGTCACTGGGAAAATAATCCGTAATAGGCTTTCAGCgtattgtattttaaatgttctTAAGAGGTACTTGACTCCTGCTCCTTCACTGGGCTCTATTTTCAGGCTTCAAAAACATCTAGTCCGTTATGGGAAACTTTAGGCAATTGCAGGTCTTTTCAGAtcaaataaaacagattttttttaaaaagcagtcatTTATAAAGTCCTAATAGGAAGCAAAATGTGGCGGTTCAGTGGGTACTTTTTACACCGCTGACTAATCTTCAGCTGTATGAATATCCTGCATACACCCATGCTCATGTGGTTGGAGGGGATTGGAGAGAGATGACAGCTGCAGGAGGAGatgtggcttttaaaaaaaatctggctcCCCCTCTTTCAGGGCCTTAACTCAGCCTTTAAAAATATACACTTGCAAATTGAGGACTTGGACTCAGCACATTTCCACGTGGGTGTTTGTAAAGGCCTTTTCTTTTaatgctttttgaagttttaaTGAATAAACAAAGCTGACGTTCTGAGCAAACATATAGATGCTCttttaaaagctgaatgcaaCTAAATCGCAGGAACTGTGCAGGGTGATATTTCTCATTTCCTGCGTGCAGGAAGTAGGTTGATTATTAAGAGAAACATAAAttttctgtgttgttttgtgtttggttttttttttgtcatttctgaGAATCTCTTGTTTCTTTTCAGAAAGGAAATTTGTAATTTCCCAGGTTTTAGAGATGGAACTTAATGCTGCATGAAAATGACTCTGTGCCAAAGCtacaaatgaaaatttaaaactaatatatcaataatgtctctccctgtgtgtatGAGAGGAACTCAGCTCCCGGGCATCAAAGAATATAGCtcgttctctctctcactctgagCGCTTGATAgcatttcatgttttatttaccTGACAGATGCTCTTCCAATCATCTCCTGAATAAGAAAAAACATCTCTTCTAGACCGTTTTAATGCATACATAACAGCCCATTAAGACACGGAGCATTATTCGTTGTCATTTCTGAACATTTGACTACACTGTTATTGTGACGATGCTGCATTTGCTTTTCTTCAGaagatgtttttgttaagaaaaaTTAGTGAATTAGAATATCAAAGATTTCTTCCCTCGAGCACAAATctgtatactttttttttttattagtttctgtGAGTCTCTGCAGAAGGCAGCACCATTATGAGGGGATCAGcatggatgggtgggtggataGAGCTAAGCACCTGTGCTATTGAAAGTGAATCATCACGGTTTTCTAAAGATCTAAAAATATTCACAAAACTGAACTTGAAGTAAAATGCttttctatatttattttttgtttttttgttttctaaggTATCAACATTGATTTGACAGAAAATCATGTGTTATGTTTGTGTATACCTTACTGTATGAACAGTATATTAGTGGATTACTGTCAATGATTGATCACAAAGCATCTGAACACCATATGATTTGCTGTTGCATGTAGTTGCATTCAAATTCAAGTACAGACGATTTGCAACTGAcacagaacatttaaaaaatgaaagaaaaaaacccccaccagTGCACCAACACTTGTGTTGTGCCTATTATTTTGCCCTGCAATAGCTGTGCATGGCATCAGCTTGTATATATTCTCTTTGCTCTGTCTTCTAGATCCACTTCATGCTGAAAACATCACAGAtcgtttcatttcatttccttcTGCAGTTTACCCTGTTTTTTTATGCCTTCATGGATCAACTAACTGAGACCGACAATGTCTTCTATTTTATCTTTACtgtaaaatgaaacattaataataaaagtgaGCAGTCATTTAGAAGTAACATCTTAGAGTTTGAGCCACATTGCGCGTCATGCTGTTTGTCATCTTTCTGTCCtctgcttttctctctttctcgtCACTCCAATTAGTAGCAGCAGGTGGCCCTCCCACCCTGAGCGTGGTTCTGTCtgaacccccccccctccaCTGTTGCGAAGAGCTTATTCATTTAGATGGATTGTTTCCATCTCTAATGTTGTAGGGTGTTGACTTCACAGTATACAGCGCCTCGAAATGACTTTTGCAGCCATTTAGTGTTGGGTTCAAATGTTCGGACACATCTAAGCAATCACATCTCCCCCTGTGAGTAAGCTCTTGGCTTGGTGTTGATAATGCATTGGTGTAAAAGGTGGATAGCGCTCACTGACTTCAATTAAAATCTAACAGAGTACACTTTGTACTTCAGTGCAGTCCTCAGCATTCATGTTCAGTAtgtaaactaaataaaaaaggatttACTATATGATgctaaactgaaaaataatgagCACCAACACAGTTTTAACCTTGTAAACTTGAATTAAGCATTAAAGGATACAGTTAATCTTAAGTATACCCCCCACAGCTTTAACAGGCCAGGCAGATCAGCGGATGGGCCCGTATTTAAACTAATTGGACACACATTATAATATTTTGAGTTTTAACAGCCAAAACTGAATTTCTTCACATCCTAAGTTTTCTACGCATCGAAGACTTTCATAGCTGGTGGAATCTAATTAGTTGGAGAAAACGCCACATTCTGAAATAGGAGAAATGCCAGtaagatgaaaacaaaatatcttAGCTGCGCTCAGGTACTTTGAAATGATCTCACCAGCTGTGAAGACTGAATCCCATCATTGTTTGCATGGACGCTGAATCCCAGCAGTGTATCAAAGAGAGAAATTACCCCGGATATCTCTCGTAATGCCGGCAGGATCAAAATCAGAACTTCAGACAACTTTCACAACACACCCCTGCAGCGAGTTATAAAACATCCACCTAAACTGCAGACGGATATTAAAGACTATAGACTGATCCTGTAATTTTCTCAATGACCTGAGCTGTGCCACaggtgaaaaagaaattaaactgGAAAAGATTAAGCGTTAAATTCAATACTCTGTAACAGCTCGAAATCAAGCTGTTTCAAATCAGTTCAATAGTTTTAATTCATTGTGAATTTTGAAAAGGGCAAATCTATGACTTGAGACGCAGTACTGATGGAGTGCAGGCACAGTTTACGCCTCTGGTCAAATACACTGatatcagccacaacattaaaactacCCACCTAATGTGCCGTCAAAACAGCTTGGATCCACAAGGACACAGTCAGGACACTTCTGGGGGTTTGCTCCAGGATGCTGGTAACAGAGTTGCAGTCTTGGTTTGTTTGGGCAAATCCTGCAGATGTTTGATCGTATTGGTTTCTGGTGAGATTTGATGCACTACTCCTTGTCAAGCCATGGttttgaaatgtgaactatAACTGACATGGTTCAAATTATGCAAAGAAAATGACAGACCAGACTAAATCTATCACATTCTAATACATAAATGTCATAACTTATAGTCAAATAGTTATTAAAAAACCTTTTACACCAAAAAGTACTTAATCTAAAGAAATGCTCCTTtaaagtatatttttaaaaatgtatgttaTTGAAGCATAATCAGCATACAATCGAGTCAAAGCTTTTTTAATGCTAAGAGAAAATAATTAATACAAAACTATACAAAAAATATACACGAGACAGCCAAGACAGTTCCTTTGAGGCACTTCAGAGTTCACAATTAGCTGAATAACTTCCATTTACGATCACCAATTCACTCAAACTGATAACCCAAATGTCTATCTTGAATAGTACAGACTAAGAAAAACGATaacattttataattttaaaaagatttaaaaagatgtaTATATCCAACTGTGGATGTTTGCACAGCAAAAGGTAAATAGGATCAGAAGCAAAATTATCACACACTTCCAAACAAAAACTATTATACAGAGCACTGAGCCACACCGTCCATGGGCGCCCCCATTTTGGGTGTTGGGAAAGAGTTGTTGAAGCTTAATTGAGACACAATCAGCAGGCAGAAATATGGCTTCCTGCTGAGAAAGAACACTATAGGTTCAATGTTTATGTTGAGAGTGTTGATGCAGTTGCACTGTTCCTTTTAGAAAGGCCAAGCCATGGTTGATTATGATCATTCAGACAGAGATCTTTACAGATCGTTGACAGATAGCGATAGTGGTTAGACATTTTTGAGATGGTGTTGGAAAatatggtggatcaaaatcagAAAGTCATGTCAGGTCTTTGCTTGATTTTTCCCAGTTtgtcatctgctgtagatatcTTTTTAGGCCTGCGACTTCTTCTTTTGTACTCttcttgtccagtttcctcaaattttttaaggacacttTACACACCATGCTCATGTGTAAGTTTTcagatttttgcacagtactgtagattaaaaacaaatcaagttCTACATTCAAAGACAAATGTTTGTCACTTTCCAAAGATTTTATAACAAGGTTGTTTTCAGTAACGTGCCAGACACTCATACCATATCTTAAAAGGGATAATTAAAAGTCTCCTGCTTCTTGCTTTTGTGTTTCTTAGATATGATGAGCACAGTTATTTTccatatttaaatataaatgttattatCAAATAGAAATAAGCtgaatttgttttttccaaTAATACTTTGGTCCTTATATTTTGAATATGAACTTTGTCCATTGAAAAAGTACACGATTCATTTTCAGTGCAGTTCTATTAGGTTGAATGTTCACTCACCATCAAGAGGAAAAGCATTTCCAAATGTCCAAGAAAGCCTACAAGTCACACACGCATAGAGCCACAAATGATTTATATTCATTGCATCAGTGTGGGTACCCCTAGTAAATTTACTTAATAGATTCCTAGTCCATCATTTGCATGGTCTGGGCTCCATTTTCTTGAGAAAAATCCAGCAATGAAGAATTTGGTATTCACTTTCCCCCAGGCAGAAGTCCAACAACCCTGGCAGATGCAGACTGAAGTGTTTGTCAAGTTCACACTCAGCTCAAAGTTCAGTTCATGCAGAATGAAATGAACCAAGTCATGTTCAGAGTTACAGCACATCACAACAAATGCCTAGCTGTGGGAAGGAGGGGGGGGTTGTACAATGTAGTTTGCACAGACCCCGTGTGCTTCTGTGCATAACTGACAATGTTAGGGCATGTTCCTAACGAGACAATGGATGGTGTCCTGGGGATCTCCTGCCAGATCTGGATCAGGGCATCACTGAGCTCTTTGACAGTCTGAGGTGCAACCTGGTGATGTCGCATGGAGCAGAAACATGAAGTCCCAGAGGTGTTCtattggatttaggtcaggcGACCTCTAGTCAGTGGTATCAATGCCTTCCTCCTCCAGGAACGGCCTGCATATTGACAAAGGAACCCATTGTCTATATATTTCAACAAATGTAGGAAGATGTCATTTTAATGCCTAATAGCAGTCAGGGTGCTGTTGCTTTGCCTGTAGAGGTCTGTGCATCGCTTCATGTATATCCCTCCCCAGACCATCGCTGAAACCACCATCAAACCGGCCATGCTGATTGATGTTACAAACAGCATAATGTTATCTACAGCTTCTCCAGACACTTTCACGTCTGTCACGTGTGCTCCGGGTGAACCACTGGATGCCAGTGGTAGACCTGATCATTCTGGTGTTCCATGGTAAATGCCAATCAAGCTCCACTGTGCTGGCACCTGACATACTCTGGCACACTGGAGGATGTTGGGCCAAATGtctctgattgtttggtcagagacattcaaaccagcggcctgctggaggtcattgtGCAGAGTTCTGGCACTGCTCTTCCTGTTCCTTCATGCACAAAAGAGCAGATATTAATCCTGCTGACGGGTTAAGGATCTTCTGTTCAGTTTTCCTAAAATAAAAGTCTCCTGTAATGCTTTTATGTCAGGAAGACACAGCAAAACCTCTGGCGTTGGCATGCATTGCTGTGTcatcctggaggagctggaccACTGTAGTTTCCAGGTATCGCCTCGTGCTACTAGTAGTGACACTATCACAACAGTCAAAAAAGATAAGAAgggaaaaaatgtcagtggcctCCACTtttaaaaccattcctgttttttGATGTCTcattgttaatttcattaatacCAAAAGTAGttgaaactgattaacaacctCCTCTCTTACTTAACCAATCAGATCAATATCCCAGACATTTAATTGACTTGATGCAATACCCTGATTTAGTGGGTGTCCCTTTAATAGTTTCGGGCAGTGTATGAACTTCTGACTGAATAAATTGAATGGTTGCTTTTGAAATTCATGCTTCAGTGGCTGGAAGCTTCCTTAGTTGGATTTTTAAAAGCTTTGGTTTAATAAATGCAGCTTTGTGTGTGAAGTTTGACAAGGCTATTCTTTGTCTGACAAAGAATTCTCTCATTACACGCCTATCTAGAGTTATTTAAAGTAATGGCACCAAACTCTTGTTCACTGTTGCTCGACTGCAAAGAATCTTTTAATTTATAGGCACAAGTTGATGAAATATTAGCGACTAGAATCCCTGCCTCCATTTATGATACTCGGGCGTTGCACTCAGTTTGAGAACCTTACTGTTCATCAGAAAGAAAGGAAGGGTGGTAGGTGACGTAAAATGAGGAATGGAAGAAGTAAGTCATTTGCTTTGACAACTTCTCACCACAATCAGTCACCGTGTTACTGTAGTCACTCGCTTTCTGTAAAATCCATTCTTGCTGTCAATACCCCTGTTGTTCTTGCGGTCTGTTACACTGCCGCTGCCATTGATCAGTGTCAGCTGGACAGATTGCGATGTGAACatgtaaaaggaaaacaaagctgTTGTGCCATaatggaaaacaaaaaggaTGGTGtgtcacagaaaaacaaaaaaggggggaaaaaaatgagtgaTTGAGTTGTGTGTGGTGCACAACGCTGACCAAATACGGGTGTTTGTATATGTACTCTGTCATGAAATGTTGCAGGAATATGTCAAATTCTGCAGGTCTATATAGATGAGACGCCATTTGTCATGCTCAGAAAAGACTGACAGCTCTTCACAGGTAGACACTACGTTTATCGACCTTGGGCTTGGCTGATAGAGATGTTTCCCGAGTCAATAAATCCTATCTGTTACCTGCAGCTCCACTCTGAGTCACAGACCCGCCTGGGACCTGAATTTCAATCTTTTTTCTTACAccgaaaatcaa
Protein-coding sequences here:
- the epm2a gene encoding laforin; amino-acid sequence: MLFRFGVILTPESSEVDVFVLGSRAEMGNWDPNRAVRMKATQKLPSPAEPCLWIGEAHLAEPHRDTLWFKFIQRVRGTFIWEGSGPSHDRWCTYDDKNVVDGVYCHPIGHWIEETGHTDEMRHTTNFYFSVAGQKAMHFSRVLPRIWLGSCPRQVEHVTVKMKYELGITAVMNFQTEWDVVNNSYGCRRNPDETVTPETMMHLYRDCGLVYVWLPTPDMSTEGRIRMLPQAVFLLHGLLENGHTVYVHCNAGVGRSTAAVCGLLMYVLGWTLRKVQYFVAARRPAVYIDEEALVKAEADFLQKFGRLRSSMSDPET